One Alicyclobacillus acidoterrestris DNA window includes the following coding sequences:
- a CDS encoding sulfurtransferase, giving the protein MLITADDLHQRLVEPELVIFDCRFRLSDPEWGQQMYAKSHIPGAYYFDLERDLSSALHEHGGRHPLPDPEVFANKLGQAGVTPTSTVVVYDSGEGMATRAWWLVRYVGVEEVYVLDGGYQAWLNAGFACSTQVPPKVDHDYDARVHPGWTVDVDDVRRIVTGDWDAVLVDARAHDRYTGEFEPIDSKAGHIPGAVNYPWQNGLTEDGRWKPEHIQLRRFSEVMSKGRPIVVYCGSGVTACADIFALKLAGAKDVRLYTGSWSDWISYPDNPIDHA; this is encoded by the coding sequence ATGTTGATAACCGCCGACGACTTGCATCAGCGGCTCGTAGAACCAGAATTGGTGATTTTTGATTGCAGGTTTCGCCTCAGCGACCCGGAATGGGGACAGCAGATGTACGCGAAGTCGCATATTCCGGGTGCGTATTACTTTGATTTAGAGCGCGATTTGTCGTCTGCGTTGCATGAGCATGGCGGTCGGCATCCGTTGCCGGATCCAGAGGTTTTCGCCAACAAACTCGGCCAGGCAGGTGTCACGCCGACTTCGACGGTCGTCGTCTACGACAGCGGCGAAGGTATGGCGACGCGGGCATGGTGGTTGGTGCGATATGTGGGTGTTGAGGAAGTGTATGTGCTGGACGGCGGGTACCAGGCGTGGCTGAACGCTGGCTTTGCATGTTCGACACAGGTTCCGCCCAAGGTCGATCACGACTATGACGCCCGCGTCCATCCCGGCTGGACGGTCGATGTCGATGACGTTCGGCGGATTGTGACAGGGGATTGGGATGCGGTGCTCGTCGATGCCCGGGCGCATGATCGATATACGGGCGAGTTTGAGCCCATTGATTCGAAGGCTGGGCACATCCCGGGCGCGGTGAACTATCCGTGGCAGAACGGCCTGACAGAGGATGGGCGGTGGAAGCCAGAGCACATTCAACTCCGCCGATTTAGCGAAGTGATGTCGAAAGGGCGCCCGATTGTCGTGTACTGTGGTTCAGGTGTCACGGCGTGCGCGGATATCTTCGCACTCAAGCTGGCAGGGGCCAAGGATGTTCGATTGTACACTGGAAGTTGGAGCGATTGGATATCTTATCCTGATAATCCGATTGATCACGCTTGA
- a CDS encoding phosphodiester glycosidase family protein encodes MQQQPERRGQPQFHTSHDVRRTKRKRRRARRFMLASVGVLVTMLAVFGGALGVAFGTSWGSHWRLLAAETVASTRHYEWARFLTTRAEYAQIMKGLSGIAVRQSSPNDVVVDNIKKIDAGNSGPVQVIPLHQDGYTGYVVLVPDPKLVRLVPAEVHGSTGEYITSMAQRVGAVAGINASGFEDPNGNGWGGIPVGLEYVGGQVMQSSKETPSWATVGFTSEGVMVMGNYTPSDLSAIGVRDAMQFHPELVVDGQPMITQGDGGWGLDPRTAIGQERDGTVIFVVINGRLHGGHSLGASMKQVMDIMLQYHAVNACAMDGGSSSVLYAEGKILNSPSTLDPNGQRHLPDAWMVFPTEQAAADANLS; translated from the coding sequence GTGCAGCAGCAACCCGAACGACGGGGACAGCCGCAATTTCATACATCGCATGATGTTCGACGCACAAAGCGCAAACGTCGTCGTGCGCGGCGGTTTATGCTGGCGAGCGTCGGTGTGTTGGTGACCATGCTCGCGGTCTTCGGCGGCGCGCTCGGTGTGGCTTTTGGCACATCGTGGGGATCGCATTGGCGGCTTTTGGCCGCAGAGACCGTCGCCTCGACAAGGCATTACGAGTGGGCCCGCTTTCTCACGACGCGCGCTGAATACGCTCAGATTATGAAAGGGCTGAGCGGCATTGCCGTCAGACAGTCAAGCCCGAATGACGTCGTCGTGGATAACATTAAAAAGATTGATGCGGGGAACAGCGGTCCCGTGCAGGTGATTCCACTGCATCAAGATGGATATACCGGGTATGTTGTGTTAGTGCCGGATCCAAAATTGGTACGCCTCGTGCCGGCAGAGGTCCATGGCTCGACAGGCGAGTACATCACCAGTATGGCACAACGCGTGGGCGCCGTGGCGGGCATCAATGCCAGCGGATTTGAAGATCCGAATGGGAATGGCTGGGGCGGTATCCCGGTAGGATTGGAGTACGTGGGGGGCCAGGTGATGCAGTCCTCCAAAGAAACGCCAAGTTGGGCGACAGTGGGCTTCACCAGTGAGGGCGTCATGGTGATGGGCAACTATACGCCGTCGGATTTGTCGGCCATTGGTGTGCGGGATGCCATGCAGTTTCACCCTGAGCTGGTCGTTGACGGACAGCCGATGATTACTCAAGGAGACGGTGGCTGGGGATTAGATCCGCGCACGGCGATTGGCCAGGAGCGGGATGGCACAGTGATTTTTGTCGTCATCAACGGCCGTTTGCACGGCGGACATTCGCTGGGTGCCAGCATGAAGCAAGTGATGGATATTATGCTGCAGTATCACGCCGTGAACGCCTGTGCGATGGATGGCGGGTCTTCGTCTGTACTGTATGCAGAGGGAAAGATTCTCAATTCGCCTTCGACGCTTGATCCCAACGGACAGCGCCACCTTCCGGACGCTTGGATGGTGTTCCCCACGGAGCAGGCCGCAGCGGACGCAAACCTGAGTTGA
- a CDS encoding acyl-CoA dehydrogenase family protein, with protein sequence MYFDDYFVLSDEQRDRLRITKALADKFAARAAEHDEAGTFPHENIEALRESGYVTWTVPKAYGGLEISLRELLLHQEQLARGDGSTALAIGWHVGMILNLRASHAFPEPIFQTICESVMDKGWLINSCASEPATGSPSRGGRPETTATRVDGGYRITGRKTFSTLSPALDWILVTAGVANSEEVGEFLVRGQDVTIVETWNTLGMRATGSHDIVMEDVFVPDAHVVTVKHPKEPSARNRDGSGWLLHIPACYLGVGLAARDFAMKFAATYQPNSLPHPIADVPHIEEKLGQMELKLLSARTLMYDLAARWDSASEADRPALRPLFGAAKTQATNAAYEVVDLAMRVVGARSLAKGLPLERYYRDVRAGLHNPPMDDVVFKMLAKAGTSPFRQ encoded by the coding sequence ATGTATTTTGACGACTATTTCGTGCTATCTGACGAACAGCGAGACAGATTGCGCATCACAAAGGCGCTTGCCGACAAGTTTGCCGCTCGTGCGGCGGAGCATGACGAAGCAGGCACGTTTCCACACGAAAACATCGAGGCGTTGCGCGAGTCCGGATATGTGACGTGGACTGTACCGAAGGCTTACGGCGGCTTGGAGATATCCTTGCGCGAGCTCTTGCTTCATCAGGAGCAGTTGGCGCGCGGCGATGGATCGACGGCGCTCGCCATCGGTTGGCATGTCGGGATGATTCTCAACTTGCGCGCGAGTCACGCATTTCCCGAACCCATTTTTCAGACCATTTGCGAATCGGTGATGGACAAGGGTTGGCTCATCAATAGTTGCGCCAGTGAACCGGCGACGGGGAGTCCGAGCCGCGGTGGGCGGCCGGAGACGACAGCTACGCGCGTCGACGGGGGCTACCGGATTACGGGGCGCAAGACATTCAGCACGTTGTCACCCGCACTCGACTGGATTTTGGTGACCGCTGGCGTCGCGAACTCGGAAGAGGTCGGAGAGTTTCTTGTTCGAGGGCAGGACGTGACCATCGTTGAGACCTGGAATACGCTGGGCATGCGTGCAACGGGCAGCCACGACATCGTGATGGAGGACGTGTTTGTGCCGGATGCCCATGTCGTCACGGTCAAACATCCGAAGGAGCCGAGCGCCAGAAATCGAGACGGTAGTGGATGGCTGTTACATATCCCTGCGTGCTATTTGGGTGTCGGACTTGCGGCGCGTGACTTTGCGATGAAGTTTGCGGCGACGTATCAGCCCAACAGCTTGCCGCATCCGATTGCGGATGTTCCACACATTGAGGAGAAGCTGGGGCAGATGGAGTTGAAGTTACTTTCTGCGCGGACATTGATGTATGATCTCGCCGCCCGCTGGGATTCGGCATCCGAGGCGGACAGGCCAGCGTTGCGCCCATTGTTTGGCGCTGCGAAAACGCAAGCGACGAACGCCGCGTACGAGGTAGTGGATTTGGCTATGCGTGTAGTAGGCGCTCGCAGTTTGGCGAAGGGACTTCCGCTGGAGCGCTATTACCGGGATGTGCGCGCGGGATTACACAACCCACCGATGGACGATGTCGTCTTCAAGATGCTCGCCAAGGCGGGTACGTCTCCATTTCGGCAGTAG
- a CDS encoding glycosyltransferase: MYPTIVITAAVPWDGIIARPHHLARQLASRGWPILFVEPPVTLIGPFRNPALRDRMLPKNPIQDVERDTVGHIRILQPMTTLPFYHVARPVNRFNQRLLARQIRQHEAGPLVLFSNLPGSVDLIPWLRPIATFYDCVDDHGAFGGLTRSDVIESLEADMSYQSRAVFATADALVEKMALYHNDVHLVPNAVELDHFRTAASATPHPELSDIKGPRVGFIGGIGAWLDFDFLHQLATSRSDVQFVFIGPVEADVSKIRSLPNVHFLGRKPYTALPQFLAGFDACLYPFANSKLTESVNPVKVYEYLAADKEVIATPTRELNKFSQHVWLTPDATAAENALAAILSGEKRSTMAEREPFLREQTWSARATQIESILLHHLPGNRAH; encoded by the coding sequence ATGTACCCAACCATCGTCATCACTGCCGCCGTTCCCTGGGATGGCATTATCGCGCGGCCCCATCACCTCGCCCGCCAGCTGGCCAGCCGCGGCTGGCCCATCTTGTTTGTGGAGCCACCAGTGACGCTGATTGGTCCGTTTCGCAACCCGGCGTTGCGCGACAGAATGTTACCGAAAAACCCCATTCAAGACGTCGAACGCGACACTGTAGGGCACATTCGCATACTGCAACCGATGACGACACTTCCGTTCTATCATGTGGCTCGGCCCGTCAACCGGTTCAACCAGCGCCTCTTGGCACGGCAAATCCGTCAGCACGAGGCCGGCCCACTCGTTCTCTTCTCCAACTTACCAGGGTCCGTGGACCTCATCCCCTGGCTTCGGCCGATAGCCACCTTCTACGACTGCGTAGACGATCACGGTGCGTTCGGCGGCCTCACCCGCAGCGACGTCATCGAATCGCTCGAAGCGGACATGAGCTATCAGAGCCGCGCGGTATTTGCCACCGCAGATGCCCTCGTGGAAAAGATGGCTTTGTACCACAATGATGTCCATCTCGTCCCCAACGCAGTCGAGCTCGACCACTTTCGGACGGCCGCCAGTGCGACACCACACCCGGAGCTAAGTGACATCAAAGGCCCGCGCGTCGGTTTTATCGGTGGGATTGGGGCGTGGCTCGACTTCGACTTCCTCCACCAACTGGCGACGTCCAGAAGTGACGTCCAATTTGTGTTTATCGGACCGGTCGAGGCGGACGTATCAAAAATCCGATCCCTGCCGAACGTGCATTTCCTCGGCCGCAAACCATACACTGCGTTGCCACAGTTTCTCGCCGGATTTGACGCCTGTCTCTACCCGTTTGCCAATTCCAAGCTCACAGAAAGCGTCAATCCGGTAAAAGTCTATGAATATTTGGCAGCGGACAAAGAAGTCATCGCGACGCCGACGCGAGAACTCAACAAGTTTTCGCAACACGTCTGGCTGACGCCCGATGCCACCGCAGCGGAAAACGCCCTTGCGGCCATCTTGTCCGGAGAAAAACGCAGTACGATGGCGGAACGCGAACCATTTCTGCGCGAACAGACGTGGTCTGCGCGCGCAACGCAAATCGAGTCAATTCTCCTTCATCACCTCCCCGGCAACCGCGCCCACTAA
- a CDS encoding CDP-alcohol phosphatidyltransferase family protein has product MSELAKINACAKRPIDIWTNFIYYPLSIRLVYVVRNTGITPNALTISSLILALIGCGFFTRGFYHDVIIGLILVQVSYVVDCADGQLARYKQHFSPVGGWIDQVADRIKEFAIYASLAYGYTRVYGPDDHIWMYATFALFVLFLLEYYGQIRMGKPQPAVAAEANNASDQHTAKEADGFARAQQLRALVPFRGFLIGEQYFALLAFIAFDAVRPFFLFVGILGGLMCIYRPVIQYIKLKRSTT; this is encoded by the coding sequence ATGAGTGAACTCGCCAAAATTAACGCGTGCGCGAAACGGCCCATCGATATTTGGACAAACTTTATCTATTACCCTTTGTCCATCCGTCTCGTGTACGTCGTTCGCAACACTGGCATCACGCCAAACGCCCTGACCATCTCGTCGCTGATTCTCGCACTAATCGGTTGCGGTTTCTTTACGCGTGGATTCTACCACGACGTGATTATCGGGCTCATCCTGGTACAGGTGTCCTATGTGGTAGACTGCGCAGATGGCCAGTTGGCTCGCTATAAACAGCATTTTTCACCGGTCGGTGGCTGGATTGACCAAGTGGCCGACAGAATCAAGGAGTTTGCGATTTACGCGAGTCTCGCCTACGGGTATACACGCGTGTACGGACCTGACGACCACATTTGGATGTACGCGACGTTCGCTTTGTTTGTCCTTTTTCTCCTAGAGTACTATGGACAAATTCGCATGGGCAAACCACAACCAGCCGTCGCGGCCGAAGCCAACAACGCGTCTGACCAGCACACGGCCAAAGAAGCAGATGGCTTTGCACGCGCCCAGCAACTTCGCGCCTTGGTCCCGTTTCGCGGTTTTTTAATAGGGGAACAATATTTTGCGTTGCTTGCGTTCATCGCGTTTGACGCGGTTCGTCCATTCTTTTTGTTCGTCGGTATTTTAGGCGGGTTGATGTGTATCTATCGTCCAGTCATTCAATACATCAAGCTCAAACGCTCGACTACCTAA
- a CDS encoding phosphocholine cytidylyltransferase family protein — MTATSIILAAGRSMRLRPLTDNQPKCLLDMGPKKILDWQLDALKSVGVFDVRMVVGYQKEMIVDHIRTHHSDMRVTYIENPDFETTNTLFSLAKALQDFEGDFYYMNADVVFEQSILQRLSTYDGGGFLAIDRKQCREEEVKVQVQENQITAIGKHLDPAASYGEFIGVANFTGDFAKRFRQTVLAEAVTPNEMKFFEHALDVMVDKHDMFAVDITGLPCVEVDFPEDYEYAIQEVLRAFVQVDKG, encoded by the coding sequence GTGACGGCAACAAGTATCATTCTGGCGGCGGGTCGTTCCATGCGATTACGTCCGCTTACTGACAATCAACCAAAGTGCCTATTGGATATGGGCCCAAAAAAAATCCTCGACTGGCAGCTTGACGCACTCAAGTCGGTCGGCGTCTTTGACGTCCGCATGGTGGTCGGCTACCAGAAGGAAATGATTGTAGATCACATCCGTACGCACCACAGCGACATGCGCGTGACGTATATTGAGAACCCAGATTTTGAGACAACCAACACCCTATTCTCTTTGGCCAAAGCACTACAGGACTTTGAAGGCGATTTTTACTATATGAATGCCGATGTTGTGTTTGAGCAAAGCATTCTCCAGCGCTTGAGCACGTACGACGGCGGTGGCTTCCTCGCCATTGACCGCAAGCAATGCCGCGAGGAAGAAGTGAAAGTGCAAGTACAAGAAAACCAAATTACGGCCATTGGCAAGCATCTAGATCCTGCTGCGAGCTATGGAGAGTTTATCGGCGTCGCCAACTTCACGGGTGATTTTGCAAAGCGCTTCCGACAAACTGTACTCGCAGAAGCCGTGACACCAAACGAAATGAAATTTTTCGAGCACGCGCTGGACGTCATGGTGGACAAGCATGATATGTTCGCCGTAGACATTACGGGTCTGCCCTGCGTCGAAGTGGATTTCCCGGAGGACTACGAGTACGCCATCCAGGAGGTTCTACGCGCATTTGTACAGGTGGATAAAGGATGA
- a CDS encoding peptidylprolyl isomerase: MRFRHTIGGIATALVTLSLVAGCGTTNTNNTSGEAKTKAPVLKTTTKRWSSPPKMTIDTSKQYSAVVHTNYGNFTIQLFAKQSPVTVNNFVFLAKNNFYHDDKFFRIIQPFMIQTGDPNNNGTGGPGYQFKDELPNKEKYAPGIVAMANSGPNTNGSQFFIGTGQQIDSLNQTPNYTIFGKVVSGMDVVDKIAAIPVTANPNMQGEVSKPTKTAYIESVDIQVK, encoded by the coding sequence ATGCGTTTCCGTCACACCATTGGAGGTATCGCTACCGCACTGGTCACACTGAGCCTGGTTGCCGGGTGTGGTACAACCAATACAAACAATACATCCGGTGAAGCGAAGACCAAAGCGCCGGTCTTGAAAACGACGACAAAACGGTGGTCTTCCCCACCGAAAATGACCATTGATACGAGCAAGCAGTACAGCGCCGTCGTACATACCAACTACGGGAACTTCACGATTCAATTGTTCGCGAAACAGAGTCCCGTTACCGTCAACAACTTCGTCTTTCTCGCGAAGAACAACTTCTATCACGACGACAAATTTTTCCGCATCATCCAGCCGTTTATGATTCAGACTGGAGACCCGAATAACAATGGCACCGGCGGCCCGGGGTATCAATTTAAAGATGAACTTCCGAACAAAGAAAAGTACGCGCCGGGTATTGTCGCAATGGCCAACAGCGGTCCAAATACGAACGGCAGCCAGTTTTTCATCGGCACGGGTCAACAGATCGACAGCCTGAATCAAACGCCCAACTATACGATTTTCGGCAAAGTCGTGTCTGGCATGGACGTCGTCGATAAAATTGCTGCAATTCCAGTCACAGCCAACCCGAACATGCAGGGAGAAGTCAGTAAGCCAACGAAGACGGCGTACATCGAATCTGTAGATATCCAGGTCAAATAA
- a CDS encoding DJ-1/PfpI family protein produces MYKVGLVALPQFSVAGVSSLLQSGQERAWRLRVFSLEEQSVTTAEGLHVMADATMQDTSPLDLQLLIIPGGHYPPQTWSDIRLHRFLRQYDGQRRWIAASTEGVVCIAAAGLLGGTSYSAPIHVAHTYAHVLRHAIHQQSPVTVDGNVISSDGSNPGAFANVVIQRVELQL; encoded by the coding sequence ATGTATAAGGTCGGGCTAGTCGCGCTGCCGCAGTTCTCGGTCGCGGGTGTTTCGTCCCTGTTGCAATCTGGACAAGAGCGCGCGTGGCGCTTGCGCGTATTCTCTCTGGAAGAGCAGTCAGTGACGACCGCAGAGGGCCTGCACGTGATGGCCGATGCCACCATGCAGGACACTTCCCCGCTCGATTTACAGTTGCTCATCATACCCGGTGGTCACTATCCGCCCCAAACTTGGAGCGATATTCGACTTCATCGATTCTTGCGGCAATATGACGGTCAACGCCGATGGATTGCAGCATCGACAGAAGGTGTGGTCTGTATCGCAGCAGCAGGTCTGTTAGGGGGAACCTCGTACAGTGCGCCCATTCATGTCGCTCATACATATGCACACGTTTTGCGCCATGCCATTCATCAGCAAAGCCCCGTGACGGTCGATGGCAACGTCATTTCATCGGACGGATCGAATCCTGGCGCATTTGCAAATGTCGTGATACAGCGCGTAGAACTTCAATTGTAG
- a CDS encoding TVP38/TMEM64 family protein, translating to MKSREIFLRMGSILSLIICLALIRFPTAWLTTWLPSGMWLQGVWFVACQAMASILPMPAEPVMTACLRAEGAVLGTVENWLGTLVGGVILFLFGRLAAPVVHKLLQHPAVRPTYERMQRRLKPDKFWTITLVQFLPFPFLLVNLLLGTASDVSVTTYIFATAIAITPYQIAWSLGYLGVLRVSHLSWLLVGVMAFVLLVVMIYRSAKRRRHQSQ from the coding sequence GTGAAATCGAGGGAGATTTTCCTCCGTATGGGCTCCATCCTCTCACTCATCATCTGTTTGGCGTTGATTCGCTTTCCGACTGCTTGGCTGACGACGTGGCTGCCCAGTGGCATGTGGCTTCAGGGCGTCTGGTTTGTCGCCTGTCAGGCAATGGCGAGTATTCTACCCATGCCTGCGGAGCCGGTGATGACAGCCTGCCTGCGCGCCGAAGGCGCCGTGTTGGGAACGGTGGAGAATTGGCTGGGGACACTTGTCGGCGGTGTGATTTTGTTTTTGTTCGGCCGGCTGGCCGCGCCTGTTGTGCACAAATTGTTGCAACACCCGGCAGTTCGGCCGACGTACGAAAGGATGCAACGGCGGCTGAAACCGGACAAGTTCTGGACGATTACACTCGTCCAATTCCTGCCGTTTCCCTTTCTCTTGGTAAACTTGCTGCTGGGGACCGCGTCTGATGTGTCCGTGACGACCTACATATTTGCGACGGCTATCGCCATCACGCCTTACCAAATCGCCTGGTCACTGGGCTATTTGGGCGTACTGCGGGTCTCGCACCTGAGTTGGCTACTTGTGGGCGTGATGGCCTTCGTCCTGCTCGTGGTGATGATTTACCGCTCGGCCAAGCGCCGCCGCCATCAGTCGCAATAA
- a CDS encoding ATP-dependent helicase, producing the protein MNLLEGLNPEQKQAVQTVSGPLLVVAGAGSGKTSVLTRRIAYLIGEHKVPVHQILAITFTNKAAREMKERIRKFIGARAEDLWMGTFHSICVKILRREAEALGYTPNFTILDSDDQQALIAQSLLDLNCDLKKFDPRQIGSVISHWKNLMYTTDDVKRLPVGESLDEATAVDVYALYQARLFAANAMDFDDLIIQTVRLLQTDEDVRRRYQEKFRYILIDEYQDTNHAQYQLVRTLAEAHRNLCAVGDADQAIYAWRGADSENMLRFERDYPEAKVILLERNYRSTEAILSAANALIAHNQKRREKMLRAVRGRGENVGVVCLTDSEQEAVFVASTIAEHVRNGGTYGDCAVLYRANAQSRVIEEALMAQAIPYTIVGGLTFYDRREIKDIFCYLRVLTNPQDEISLLRIINTPRRGIGEQTVGRLLDHAHEAGITLFEALACGEAAGLSPKASEAARLFHDQLQELRLWMEGMPVSEYLGEVLHATKYRESYLQSGKKEDLQRVENIDELFSVTKSFDKRRGGTVQEFLAEVSLLSDVDKEKEKGQGNVRLMTMHASKGLEFPVVFLIGMEEGLFPHPRSMDDDAAVEEERNLCYVGMTRAMDQLYMTYAVERTLFGHVTNRDPSRFLSELPDAWITRLDLAVQHNATLSPGMHVRHAQYGEGIVLHIAADKDGGDDQVQVMFHPSIGLKWVGKNLLRPKEESVVQ; encoded by the coding sequence TTGAATTTGCTGGAGGGGCTCAACCCAGAACAAAAACAGGCGGTTCAAACGGTCAGTGGTCCGCTTTTGGTGGTCGCCGGTGCTGGCAGTGGCAAGACCAGTGTCCTCACGCGGAGAATCGCCTACTTAATTGGCGAGCACAAGGTGCCCGTCCATCAGATTTTGGCCATTACGTTTACGAATAAGGCCGCGCGCGAAATGAAGGAACGCATTCGCAAGTTCATTGGGGCGCGCGCCGAAGATTTGTGGATGGGGACGTTCCATAGTATCTGCGTGAAAATTTTGCGCAGAGAGGCAGAGGCTCTTGGCTACACCCCGAACTTCACCATTCTCGACAGCGATGATCAACAAGCGTTGATTGCACAAAGTTTACTGGATTTGAACTGCGACTTGAAAAAGTTCGACCCACGCCAGATTGGCAGTGTGATTTCTCACTGGAAGAACTTGATGTACACGACGGATGATGTCAAGCGCTTGCCAGTGGGTGAGTCGCTGGATGAGGCGACCGCCGTGGACGTATATGCGTTGTACCAGGCGCGGCTGTTCGCGGCCAACGCGATGGATTTTGACGACTTGATTATTCAAACCGTTCGGCTGTTGCAGACAGATGAGGATGTGCGCAGGCGGTATCAGGAGAAATTCCGCTATATCTTGATCGACGAATACCAGGACACCAACCACGCACAGTATCAGCTCGTCCGCACGTTGGCGGAGGCGCACCGGAATCTGTGCGCGGTGGGGGATGCAGATCAAGCGATTTACGCGTGGCGCGGCGCGGACAGCGAAAACATGTTGCGGTTTGAACGGGATTACCCGGAGGCGAAAGTGATCCTGCTGGAACGCAACTACCGTTCAACCGAGGCGATTTTGTCAGCGGCCAACGCGCTCATCGCGCATAACCAGAAGCGGCGGGAAAAGATGTTGCGCGCCGTCCGGGGACGCGGCGAAAACGTAGGAGTCGTCTGCCTCACCGACAGCGAACAGGAAGCGGTCTTTGTGGCCTCGACGATTGCCGAGCACGTGCGAAATGGCGGTACGTACGGCGATTGTGCTGTGCTGTATCGCGCCAACGCGCAGTCCCGCGTGATTGAGGAAGCGCTCATGGCGCAGGCCATTCCCTATACGATTGTCGGTGGGCTCACGTTCTACGATAGGCGAGAGATTAAGGACATTTTCTGCTATCTGCGCGTCTTGACCAATCCGCAGGACGAGATTTCCTTGCTGCGCATCATCAACACGCCGAGGCGCGGGATTGGGGAGCAGACCGTCGGTCGTTTGCTCGATCACGCCCATGAAGCCGGCATTACCCTGTTCGAGGCACTCGCTTGTGGAGAAGCCGCCGGCTTGTCGCCGAAAGCGAGTGAAGCGGCGCGTTTGTTCCACGACCAACTGCAGGAATTGCGTCTGTGGATGGAAGGCATGCCGGTCAGCGAGTACCTCGGCGAAGTGCTGCACGCCACGAAATATCGCGAGTCATATCTGCAGTCGGGAAAGAAGGAAGACTTGCAGCGCGTGGAGAACATTGACGAGTTGTTCAGCGTGACCAAGTCGTTTGACAAGCGTCGCGGCGGTACCGTACAGGAGTTTCTCGCGGAAGTCAGCTTGTTGAGCGACGTCGACAAGGAAAAGGAGAAAGGGCAGGGCAACGTTCGCCTGATGACGATGCACGCCAGCAAAGGGCTGGAGTTCCCGGTCGTCTTTCTCATTGGTATGGAGGAAGGGCTGTTTCCGCACCCGCGGTCGATGGACGACGATGCCGCCGTGGAGGAAGAGCGAAACCTCTGTTACGTCGGCATGACCCGCGCGATGGATCAGCTGTATATGACTTATGCCGTGGAGCGGACGCTGTTTGGTCACGTGACGAATCGAGATCCGTCGAGGTTTCTTTCGGAGTTGCCGGACGCCTGGATCACGAGGCTCGACCTGGCAGTCCAGCACAACGCGACGCTCAGCCCTGGCATGCACGTTCGGCACGCGCAGTACGGTGAGGGCATCGTTCTGCACATTGCGGCGGATAAGGACGGCGGGGATGATCAGGTGCAAGTGATGTTTCACCCATCGATTGGGCTGAAGTGGGTCGGCAAGAATCTATTGCGGCCAAAGGAAGAATCCGTGGTACAATAA
- a CDS encoding GNAT family N-acetyltransferase translates to MPNTVHMMVGQKPAAKKVKKKVAAKPKAQASKKKAVKPAAPVLSYRNRTPQDDAFIVGLTRQQLGTIHEQAFGAPFPEEQFLRYIQSGAPTVVVEQNGKPIGYYSYLIGPDAKMHVSAMVIDPKHQSKGIGKTVMAHLEEEAIRQGVRTVEVFVQENNAQSLAFTRSLGFREVFRIEPNTIGFHKQLATN, encoded by the coding sequence ATGCCAAACACAGTTCATATGATGGTGGGTCAAAAACCTGCTGCGAAAAAGGTGAAAAAGAAAGTCGCCGCAAAACCGAAGGCTCAGGCGTCCAAGAAAAAGGCGGTAAAGCCCGCTGCGCCCGTGTTGAGTTACCGCAATCGCACGCCGCAAGACGACGCGTTTATCGTAGGTCTGACGCGCCAGCAGCTAGGAACCATTCACGAGCAAGCCTTCGGCGCACCGTTTCCGGAAGAACAGTTTTTGCGCTACATTCAGTCTGGCGCGCCGACGGTCGTCGTCGAACAAAACGGGAAACCGATTGGTTATTACTCGTATCTCATCGGCCCGGATGCCAAGATGCACGTCAGTGCAATGGTGATTGATCCGAAGCATCAGTCGAAAGGCATCGGCAAAACGGTCATGGCGCATCTCGAGGAAGAAGCGATTCGCCAGGGCGTTCGCACTGTGGAGGTATTTGTACAGGAAAACAACGCACAAAGCCTCGCGTTTACGCGTAGCCTCGGGTTTCGCGAAGTCTTTCGCATCGAGCCAAATACCATCGGCTTTCACAAACAACTGGCGACAAACTGA